The Streptococcaceae bacterium ESL0687 genome has a segment encoding these proteins:
- the coaC gene encoding phosphopantothenoylcysteine decarboxylase codes for MMANITLAVTGSISAYKAADLVSSLKKAGHDITVLMTQSAQQFITPLTLQVLSKNTVHTDIMDEESPRVVNHIELAKRTDLFVVAPASADTISRLAQGRAQDIVSSVALALDGSTKKLIAPAMNTKMYENPLTQRNIDILKSVDFELVEPKVSLLACGDYGKGALADLSDIENKIKELLTSEKK; via the coding sequence ATAATGGCTAACATAACTCTTGCCGTAACGGGAAGTATCTCAGCCTATAAGGCAGCAGATTTAGTCTCTTCCTTGAAAAAGGCAGGTCATGATATTACTGTTCTCATGACCCAAAGCGCCCAGCAGTTTATTACCCCCTTGACCCTCCAAGTTCTTTCAAAAAATACAGTCCATACAGATATTATGGATGAGGAGTCACCTAGGGTAGTAAATCATATTGAGCTGGCTAAAAGGACTGACTTATTTGTTGTTGCCCCGGCTAGTGCCGATACCATTAGTAGACTTGCCCAGGGACGTGCTCAGGACATTGTAAGTTCAGTCGCCTTGGCTCTAGATGGCTCGACTAAAAAATTAATTGCCCCAGCCATGAATACAAAAATGTATGAAAATCCTTTGACTCAAAGAAATATCGATATTCTAAAGTCAGTTGACTTTGAGCTTGTCGAACCCAAGGTTTCTTTACTAGCTTGTGGTGATTACGGCAAAGGTGCCCTTGCTGACCTATCTGATATTGAAAATAAAATTAAGGAGTTATTAACCAGTGAAAAAAAATAG
- a CDS encoding cation:proton antiporter, producing the protein MSLILQILIILSALFLASLLAKRWGLPVVVGQLLMALIIGPLLGLVEESQTTDFLSEVGVILLMFLAGFEADLKLLKKYVKPSCLVALFGVLFPLVIFYTYARGIQGFDNQKALFLGLVFAATSVSITIEVLQEYKKMHTRFAAVILGAAVLDDILAVFSLSLLSPDSHSNSPSKIGFQILGQLLFICFLFLLSKYLLDLIFKVSKKISKKTNLFASDTSLSLIICFFLAILAQSIGMSDVIGAFFAGLILGQKKESLYEGSHHHMVENNISTMAQSFFIPIFLTSITLPLELSGLDQNILPIIVLTILALLSKIIPAYLAARIFKITRPESLIIGTGMVSRGEMALIIARVGLTGGMLSTDLYSQLVLVIIATTILAPLMLKFLFKFSKTSDLENLA; encoded by the coding sequence ATGTCACTTATTTTACAGATATTAATTATTTTATCAGCCCTTTTTCTAGCTAGCCTACTAGCCAAAAGATGGGGCCTACCAGTTGTTGTTGGCCAACTTTTAATGGCCCTTATAATCGGCCCTCTTTTAGGTCTTGTAGAGGAGAGTCAGACCACCGATTTTCTATCAGAAGTCGGAGTTATTCTTTTAATGTTCTTAGCCGGTTTTGAAGCTGACTTAAAACTTTTAAAAAAATATGTTAAACCAAGCTGTTTGGTAGCCCTATTTGGTGTTCTCTTTCCCCTAGTAATTTTTTATACCTATGCGAGGGGGATTCAGGGATTTGACAATCAAAAGGCTCTCTTTTTAGGACTTGTTTTTGCTGCAACCAGTGTTTCAATAACCATTGAAGTTCTCCAAGAATACAAAAAGATGCATACTAGATTTGCTGCTGTCATTTTGGGGGCCGCCGTTCTTGACGACATCTTAGCCGTTTTCTCACTTAGCCTACTTTCACCAGATAGCCACTCAAACAGCCCTTCAAAGATAGGATTTCAAATTCTTGGTCAGCTACTATTTATCTGCTTTCTCTTTTTACTTTCTAAATATCTACTAGATTTAATCTTTAAGGTAAGTAAAAAAATAAGTAAGAAAACTAATCTTTTTGCTAGCGATACCAGCCTATCTCTTATTATCTGCTTTTTCTTAGCCATTCTTGCTCAAAGTATTGGCATGTCTGATGTTATCGGCGCCTTCTTTGCAGGTCTTATTTTGGGCCAAAAAAAGGAAAGCTTGTATGAAGGTTCGCATCATCATATGGTAGAAAATAATATATCAACCATGGCCCAAAGCTTCTTCATCCCAATCTTCTTAACCTCTATTACCCTACCTCTAGAACTTTCTGGCTTGGACCAAAATATTCTACCCATCATCGTTCTTACAATCCTAGCCCTGCTATCAAAAATTATTCCAGCCTACTTGGCCGCAAGAATCTTTAAAATCACAAGACCCGAATCCTTAATTATCGGTACTGGTATGGTCAGTCGGGGAGAAATGGCCTTAATTATTGCAAGGGTAGGACTAACGGGTGGGATGCTTTCCACTGACCTTTATTCTCAGCTTGTTTTAGTTATAATTGCCACCACAATTTTAGCCCCTCTTATGCTTAAATTTTTATTTAAATTTTCCAAAACAAGTGACCTAGAAAATCTGGCTTAA
- a CDS encoding phosphopantothenate--cysteine ligase, translated as MRILITSGGTTENIDQVRGITNFASGSLGKILCEKFLKEDCQVTLLAGRNAVLPPDHENLQIITIGDTEDLDQQMKKLVPTAQAVIHTMAVSDYSPLYMTDFKEVEESNNLADFLNLKNTDKKISSASDYQVLFLKKNPKIISKIKNYKEDIILIGFKLLVDVPKEQLLKVARESLKKNRADYIFANDLQDIYADKHLGYLVDDKAEYPASTKKEIAALIFEKVKQLAEGDK; from the coding sequence ATGAGGATCCTAATCACATCAGGCGGTACCACAGAAAACATTGACCAGGTTAGAGGAATTACAAACTTTGCAAGCGGAAGTCTTGGAAAAATACTTTGTGAAAAATTTTTAAAAGAAGATTGCCAGGTAACACTTCTTGCTGGTAGGAATGCTGTTTTGCCCCCAGATCACGAAAATCTTCAAATAATCACCATTGGTGATACCGAAGACCTTGATCAGCAAATGAAAAAATTAGTCCCTACAGCCCAAGCTGTAATCCATACCATGGCCGTTAGTGACTATTCTCCTCTTTATATGACTGACTTTAAAGAAGTTGAGGAAAGTAATAATCTTGCTGATTTTCTGAACCTTAAAAATACTGACAAGAAAATCTCTTCTGCCTCTGACTACCAGGTCCTCTTCCTCAAAAAAAATCCCAAGATAATTAGTAAAATTAAAAACTACAAGGAAGATATCATTCTTATCGGTTTCAAGCTTCTTGTTGACGTTCCTAAGGAACAACTCCTAAAAGTCGCTAGAGAAAGCCTTAAAAAAAATCGTGCCGACTATATCTTTGCTAATGATTTACAGGATATTTATGCCGACAAGCACCTGGGCTACCTGGTAGATGACAAAGCTGAGTACCCAGCAAGTACCAAAAAAGAAATTGCTGCTTTAATCTTTGAAAAAGTAAAGCAATTAGCAGAAGGAGATAAATAA
- the lepB gene encoding signal peptidase I: protein MMKFIREWGLVIFIGLVMLLSRIYLWAPVSVSGHSMDPTLANKQYLIMFRSKDFKRSDIVVAKETDNGESKDIIKRVIGLPGDKIVFKDDVLTINGEVFKESYLDDYLAEFKKDKLQSTYSYDSFFQERAASSKAFTVDSEGNPDFEIDLGDDQYLLLGDNRIVSKDSRQVGTFSKEEILGKAKFRLFPLKSIGSI, encoded by the coding sequence ATTATGAAATTCATACGAGAATGGGGACTTGTAATCTTCATAGGACTTGTCATGTTACTATCAAGAATCTACCTGTGGGCACCGGTAAGTGTATCAGGTCACTCGATGGACCCAACCCTTGCTAATAAACAGTATCTAATCATGTTTCGTTCTAAGGACTTTAAACGCTCAGATATCGTAGTAGCCAAGGAAACAGATAACGGAGAAAGTAAGGATATCATCAAACGTGTCATTGGACTTCCTGGTGATAAAATTGTCTTTAAAGATGATGTTTTGACCATCAACGGGGAAGTTTTTAAGGAAAGCTACCTTGATGACTATCTAGCTGAATTTAAGAAGGATAAACTTCAATCAACCTACTCCTATGACAGTTTCTTCCAGGAAAGGGCTGCAAGTTCTAAGGCTTTCACGGTTGACTCTGAAGGAAATCCCGACTTTGAAATTGATTTAGGAGATGATCAGTACCTTCTTCTAGGGGACAATCGGATTGTCTCAAAAGATAGTCGCCAGGTTGGAACCTTTAGCAAGGAAGAAATCCTAGGTAAGGCTAAGTTCAGACTTTTCCCCCTAAAATCAATCGGATCAATTTAA
- the rnhC gene encoding ribonuclease HIII: MNIVIKSNPQELKAIRDKYEKFLVPPKNPYVSFMAKLPGLVVTAYTSNKVMFQGNLAQDAAKAFGHQNESQIETSSQITGQANMQSNMIGTDEVGNGSYFGGLAVVASYVADEDIAYLKELGVDDSKNLRDEQILKLAPILEKKIKHTSILLSPSKYNEAISAGYNAVSIKVSLHNQAIFLLEKKLSREFPIKQVVVDAFTTPSNYQKYARKERNHPQIVPTLIQKAEGQFLAVAASSIIARSLFLKNLDHLSKEFSIKLPSGAGSKSDQVAAQILTRRGMTALEKTAKMHFKNTEKAKKIAGLKQ, encoded by the coding sequence ATGAATATAGTTATCAAATCAAATCCTCAGGAATTAAAAGCTATCAGAGATAAATATGAAAAATTTTTAGTCCCTCCCAAAAACCCCTATGTTAGTTTTATGGCTAAACTGCCAGGCCTAGTCGTTACAGCCTATACTTCTAACAAGGTCATGTTCCAAGGCAATTTAGCTCAAGATGCAGCTAAAGCCTTTGGACATCAAAATGAAAGTCAGATTGAGACCAGTAGTCAAATTACAGGCCAAGCTAATATGCAATCTAATATGATTGGTACTGACGAAGTTGGTAACGGGAGCTACTTTGGAGGTTTGGCTGTTGTAGCAAGCTATGTGGCTGATGAAGATATAGCTTACTTGAAAGAACTAGGTGTTGATGACTCTAAAAATCTAAGGGATGAGCAGATTTTAAAGCTGGCACCAATACTTGAAAAAAAAATCAAGCATACTTCCATTTTACTTAGTCCTAGCAAGTACAACGAAGCCATCAGTGCAGGCTATAATGCTGTTAGTATTAAGGTATCCCTACACAACCAGGCCATCTTTCTTCTAGAAAAAAAATTAAGTAGGGAGTTTCCCATCAAACAAGTTGTGGTAGATGCCTTTACCACTCCTTCCAACTACCAAAAATATGCTAGAAAGGAAAGAAATCATCCTCAGATCGTTCCGACCCTTATTCAAAAGGCTGAAGGTCAGTTTTTAGCAGTTGCCGCAAGTTCCATTATTGCAAGAAGCCTCTTTTTGAAAAACCTTGACCACTTGTCTAAGGAGTTTTCAATAAAGCTTCCAAGTGGGGCTGGCAGTAAAAGTGACCAGGTGGCTGCACAAATTCTTACAAGAAGGGGAATGACAGCCCTCGAAAAAACTGCTAAAATGCATTTTAAAAATACGGAGAAGGCTAAAAAAATTGCTGGCCTCAAACAATAA
- a CDS encoding ECF transporter S component: MKKNSASNIAILSILLASMIVINVLTQIIFTVWPFPIRPTLIHIPVIIGSVILGPKKGAFLGFSMGVISSLTLTIITTPTSFLFTPLQPLPGTNHGDLRSLLIAFVPRILIGIIPYYVFKAFKKHPKFGAGLAGCAGSLTNTILVLSAIYFMFGDVLGWSLKTVLASIVGTNSIAEAICSTILTAAIVPTLMKIKD, encoded by the coding sequence GTGAAAAAAAATAGTGCCTCAAATATTGCGATCCTGTCGATCCTGCTTGCTTCAATGATTGTAATTAATGTCCTAACTCAGATTATCTTTACCGTCTGGCCATTTCCAATAAGACCGACTTTAATCCACATCCCAGTTATTATTGGTTCAGTTATTTTAGGACCTAAAAAGGGAGCCTTTCTTGGATTTTCAATGGGTGTGATAAGTAGTCTAACCTTGACCATCATTACAACTCCAACAAGTTTTCTTTTTACCCCCCTTCAACCACTTCCTGGGACTAATCACGGAGATTTAAGATCTCTTCTAATCGCCTTTGTCCCAAGAATTTTAATCGGAATTATTCCCTATTACGTTTTTAAGGCCTTTAAAAAACATCCAAAATTTGGAGCTGGTCTTGCTGGTTGTGCGGGAAGTTTAACCAATACAATTTTAGTCCTTTCGGCCATTTATTTTATGTTCGGAGATGTCCTCGGCTGGTCCCTTAAAACGGTTCTTGCCTCAATCGTTGGAACAAACTCAATTGCAGAAGCTATTTGTTCAACAATTCTTACAGCAGCAATTGTTCCAACTCTTATGAAGATTAAAGATTAA
- a CDS encoding 4-oxalocrotonate tautomerase produces MPFVRIDLFEGRTEEQKINLAREITEVVTKNTGAPAEAIHVFINDMPEGTYYPHGQMKKK; encoded by the coding sequence ATGCCCTTTGTCCGCATTGACCTTTTTGAAGGCCGCACTGAAGAACAGAAAATAAATTTAGCCCGTGAAATTACAGAAGTTGTCACTAAAAATACTGGTGCCCCAGCTGAAGCCATTCACGTTTTTATTAATGATATGCCTGAAGGTACTTACTACCCACACGGCCAAATGAAGAAAAAGTAA
- the trxA gene encoding thioredoxin: MVLAVTDKDFVEETKEGLVLVDFWAAWCGPCRMQGPILDQLSEEIDESELKIVKMDVDENSETPSQFGVMSIPTLLFKKDGEVVKQVAGVHTKEQILAIVKELEA; encoded by the coding sequence ATGGTATTAGCAGTTACTGATAAAGATTTCGTAGAAGAAACAAAAGAAGGTTTAGTCCTTGTTGATTTTTGGGCAGCATGGTGTGGTCCATGTCGTATGCAAGGTCCTATCCTTGATCAACTTTCAGAAGAAATTGATGAAAGCGAACTTAAAATCGTTAAGATGGACGTAGATGAAAACTCTGAAACACCTTCACAATTTGGTGTTATGAGTATTCCAACCCTTCTTTTCAAAAAAGATGGGGAAGTTGTTAAACAAGTAGCAGGTGTTCACACTAAAGAACAAATCCTTGCTATTGTTAAGGAACTTGAAGCTTAA
- a CDS encoding endonuclease MutS2, whose product MNKKILTTLEFQKVKDQFLPFLNTAQGLEELTKLLPTTKEEKILEWFKELSELTDAVQENGPLKIGETEDLTEILRRLDLEANLNGPELAKIKRVIRVVSELLNYFYDCQNVSFDSLQNLLDKFRDLPKLNGLLQIVDETGHILDTASDRLFELRMSSKKLESDIRQIMQENLSKNASNLSESIITIRNDRQVLPVKVESKNKVPGVVHDMSSSGQTVYIEPKQALALNNKLSQNKIEERNEIERILSLVSDALRPHSQDLKQNNWLLGHFDLINAKYRYKLDRKGTIPELSLDKDIMLYEVRHPLIDDQMSVANTLKFDASINTIVITGPNTGGKTISLKTLGLAQLMGQSGLPILAEEGSKIGIFREIFADIGDGQSVEQSLSTFSSHMTNIIDILNHVDKDSLVLLDELGAGTDPKEGAVLAISILDFLRLSKTKTMATTHYPELKAYGVENPGVINASMEFDLDNFRPTYRLVMGVPGRSNALEISRRLGLFDKIIEQAESLTDQNDQDVNLMIANLEEKNYALTESLSNIKKLEAENLKLHNDLSKMYKAFNRDREQELNKARVEAQDIIKLATEEADSILKDLNERAQLKPHEIINAKTELSKLAPQIVDLSKNKVLKKAKKARGLKPGAEVIVNEYGQKATLVKLEKDGRWQVQMGLINTRLREDEFEPIKKEEQKASKKVNVVKRSQGKTLKGQLDLRGMRYEEAERDLEEYIDQALLNNMGQITIVHGIGTGVIREMVQKYLRRNSHIKSFDYAPQNAGGSGATIAILK is encoded by the coding sequence ATGAATAAAAAAATATTAACAACCCTTGAGTTTCAAAAGGTTAAGGATCAATTTTTACCCTTTTTAAATACGGCCCAAGGACTTGAAGAACTTACTAAGCTTTTACCGACCACCAAGGAGGAGAAAATCCTAGAATGGTTTAAGGAGCTTTCTGAACTTACAGATGCCGTCCAGGAAAATGGCCCCCTTAAAATTGGTGAAACAGAAGACCTAACAGAAATTCTAAGAAGACTCGATCTTGAGGCCAATCTTAATGGTCCAGAATTAGCCAAAATTAAAAGGGTTATCAGGGTTGTAAGTGAGCTTTTAAATTATTTTTACGACTGCCAAAATGTGAGTTTTGATAGCCTGCAAAATCTTCTAGATAAATTTAGGGATCTTCCTAAGTTAAATGGCCTCTTACAAATCGTTGATGAAACAGGCCATATTCTTGATACTGCAAGTGATAGACTTTTTGAACTCAGGATGTCTTCTAAAAAACTTGAATCAGATATTAGGCAGATTATGCAGGAAAATCTTTCCAAAAATGCCAGTAATCTGAGTGAGTCAATTATAACCATCAGAAATGACCGCCAGGTTTTACCGGTCAAGGTTGAAAGTAAAAACAAGGTTCCTGGTGTGGTTCATGATATGAGTTCTAGTGGTCAAACAGTCTATATCGAACCCAAGCAGGCCCTAGCTTTAAACAATAAACTTTCTCAAAATAAAATTGAAGAAAGAAATGAGATTGAAAGAATCTTAAGTCTGGTATCTGACGCCTTAAGGCCTCACAGTCAGGATCTTAAGCAAAATAACTGGCTTCTAGGTCACTTTGATTTAATTAATGCCAAATACAGGTACAAGCTTGACAGAAAGGGAACCATTCCTGAGCTTAGTTTAGATAAGGATATCATGCTATATGAGGTTCGTCATCCCCTTATTGACGATCAAATGTCAGTAGCAAATACCTTAAAATTTGATGCAAGTATTAATACAATTGTTATTACAGGACCAAATACCGGTGGGAAGACCATTAGTCTAAAGACCCTTGGTTTGGCACAACTTATGGGTCAATCAGGACTTCCAATTCTTGCTGAAGAGGGAAGTAAAATTGGTATCTTTAGGGAAATTTTTGCAGACATTGGTGATGGCCAGTCTGTTGAACAAAGCCTGTCAACTTTTTCAAGTCACATGACAAATATCATTGATATTTTAAATCATGTTGACAAGGACAGTTTGGTTCTTTTGGATGAGTTAGGAGCTGGGACTGATCCTAAAGAAGGAGCGGTTCTTGCCATCTCCATTCTTGACTTCCTCCGCCTGTCTAAGACTAAAACCATGGCTACAACCCACTATCCAGAACTTAAGGCCTACGGGGTTGAAAATCCTGGTGTAATTAATGCCAGCATGGAATTTGACCTAGATAATTTCAGGCCAACCTACCGCCTGGTTATGGGGGTTCCAGGAAGATCTAATGCCCTTGAAATATCAAGGCGCTTGGGACTTTTTGATAAGATTATTGAGCAGGCAGAATCTTTGACCGATCAAAATGATCAAGACGTAAACCTTATGATTGCCAATCTAGAGGAGAAGAACTACGCTTTGACTGAAAGTCTTAGCAATATTAAAAAACTTGAAGCTGAGAATTTAAAACTCCATAATGATTTGAGTAAGATGTACAAGGCCTTTAATCGGGACAGGGAACAGGAACTAAATAAGGCAAGGGTTGAAGCTCAAGATATCATTAAACTTGCGACAGAAGAAGCAGATTCAATCCTTAAGGACTTAAATGAGAGAGCTCAACTTAAACCGCATGAGATTATAAATGCCAAGACTGAACTTTCAAAACTTGCCCCTCAGATAGTTGATTTATCAAAGAATAAGGTGCTTAAAAAAGCCAAGAAGGCGCGGGGGCTTAAACCTGGGGCTGAGGTTATAGTTAATGAATATGGTCAAAAGGCTACCCTTGTTAAACTTGAAAAGGATGGGCGCTGGCAGGTGCAGATGGGTCTTATTAATACTCGCCTAAGAGAAGATGAATTTGAACCTATCAAGAAAGAGGAGCAGAAGGCTTCCAAGAAGGTGAACGTTGTTAAAAGGAGCCAAGGTAAAACCCTTAAGGGTCAACTTGATCTCAGGGGGATGCGTTATGAGGAAGCTGAACGAGACCTTGAAGAGTACATCGATCAGGCCCTCTTAAACAATATGGGTCAAATTACAATTGTCCACGGGATTGGAACAGGGGTAATTAGGGAGATGGTTCAAAAATACCTGAGAAGAAACTCTCATATCAAGTCCTTTGACTATGCCCCGCAAAATGCAGGTGGTAGTGGTGCAACCATAGCCATTTTAAAGTAA
- a CDS encoding thymidine kinase, producing the protein MAQLFFRYGSMNAGKTIEILKVAHNYEEQGKKVVLMTSALDTRDGVGVISSRIGMSRPALPVTDEMDLFDYINQMEEKPYCILVDECQFLSKKNVYDLAKIVDDLNVPVMAFGLKNDFRNEMFEGSKQLLLLADKIEEIKTICWYCSKKAIMILHFLDGEPVYEGEPIQIGGNESYLPVCRKHYFNPDIKENN; encoded by the coding sequence ATGGCACAGTTATTTTTTCGCTACGGTTCAATGAACGCCGGCAAAACGATTGAAATCTTAAAGGTTGCTCATAATTATGAGGAGCAAGGAAAAAAAGTGGTTCTGATGACCAGTGCCCTAGATACCCGGGACGGGGTAGGGGTGATTTCTTCACGAATTGGAATGAGCAGACCAGCCCTTCCAGTGACAGATGAAATGGATCTTTTTGATTATATCAATCAGATGGAAGAAAAACCTTACTGTATTCTTGTTGATGAATGTCAGTTCCTAAGTAAGAAAAATGTTTATGATTTAGCAAAAATTGTTGATGATTTAAATGTGCCAGTCATGGCCTTTGGTCTAAAAAACGATTTTAGAAATGAAATGTTTGAAGGATCAAAGCAGCTACTACTCTTGGCTGATAAAATTGAAGAAATTAAAACAATCTGCTGGTACTGTAGTAAAAAGGCGATCATGATTCTCCATTTTCTAGATGGAGAGCCTGTCTATGAGGGCGAACCCATTCAAATCGGAGGTAATGAATCCTACCTACCGGTTTGCCGCAAGCACTACTTTAACCCAGATATTAAGGAGAATAACTAA
- a CDS encoding DUF4044 domain-containing protein, which yields MAYQERSKTKSPFQKMVIAVAWIMLILTLAGALGAALSAIL from the coding sequence ATGGCATATCAAGAACGTAGTAAAACGAAAAGTCCCTTTCAAAAAATGGTAATAGCTGTGGCATGGATTATGCTTATCCTAACCCTTGCAGGAGCTCTTGGAGCTGCCCTGTCAGCTATTTTATAA
- a CDS encoding phospho-sugar mutase: MSYKDTYQVWLNNEDLDSHLKEELKNLTDEQIEDAFYTNLEFGTAGQRGLIGVGTNRMNIYTVRLTTEGLARLMDSKGEAEKKRGVAIAYDSRHFSPEFAMEAASVLASHGIPSYVFESLRPTPELSFAVRDLNALNGIMITASHNPAPYNGYKVYGEDGGQMPPHDADALTKYVDEIDDIFSVKPGNTNDYLREGLITIIGKTIDDKYLENLKSVTINQKLIDEFGRDLNIVFTPLHGTGEMLGRAGLAQAGFDKIAVVEEQAIPDGDFPTVKSPNPESQAAFELAEELGREVGAEMLVATDPDADRIGVEVLLPNGNYQPLSGNQIGAILAKYILEAHKQAGTLPENAAVLKSIVSTDLVARIAESYSVEMMNVLTGFKFIAEKIQEFEDTGDHTYMFGFEESFGYLIKPFVRDKDAIQALLLICEVAAYYKSLGKTLYDGIQDIYAEYGYFMEKTISVTLEGINGSEQIKEIMSKFRTSAPKQFDGMDVVLTEDFKELTATSKDGSVTKLTTPPSDVLKYHLEDGSWIAVRPSGTEPKIKFYLAVVADTEAAAQAKLNNIETEINNFLA, encoded by the coding sequence ATGAGTTACAAGGATACTTATCAAGTATGGCTTAACAATGAAGATCTTGATTCGCATTTAAAAGAAGAATTAAAGAATCTTACTGATGAACAAATTGAGGATGCTTTTTACACAAACCTTGAGTTTGGTACTGCCGGACAACGCGGTCTTATCGGAGTTGGAACCAACCGTATGAACATCTACACAGTTCGTCTAACTACTGAAGGACTAGCTCGTCTTATGGATAGTAAGGGTGAGGCTGAGAAAAAACGTGGAGTAGCTATTGCCTATGATTCACGTCATTTTTCACCTGAATTTGCCATGGAGGCAGCAAGTGTTCTTGCTTCTCACGGTATTCCTTCATACGTATTTGAATCATTAAGACCAACACCAGAACTATCTTTTGCTGTGCGTGATCTTAATGCCCTAAACGGAATCATGATTACAGCCAGTCACAACCCTGCGCCATATAATGGTTACAAGGTTTATGGTGAGGACGGCGGACAAATGCCTCCACATGATGCCGATGCTCTTACAAAATATGTTGATGAAATTGACGATATCTTTTCTGTTAAACCAGGAAATACTAATGACTACCTAAGAGAGGGTCTAATTACAATCATCGGAAAAACCATTGATGATAAGTACCTAGAAAATCTTAAATCAGTCACTATCAACCAAAAATTAATCGATGAATTCGGTCGTGATCTAAACATCGTCTTCACACCTCTTCACGGAACTGGTGAGATGCTAGGACGTGCAGGACTTGCCCAAGCTGGATTTGATAAGATTGCAGTTGTTGAAGAGCAGGCAATTCCTGACGGTGACTTCCCAACTGTTAAGTCACCAAACCCAGAAAGTCAAGCAGCCTTTGAACTTGCTGAAGAGCTTGGTCGTGAGGTTGGAGCTGAAATGCTTGTGGCAACTGACCCAGATGCTGACCGTATCGGAGTAGAAGTTCTTCTACCAAACGGAAACTACCAACCACTTTCAGGTAATCAGATTGGTGCCATCCTTGCTAAATACATTCTTGAGGCCCACAAACAGGCTGGAACTCTACCAGAAAATGCCGCAGTCCTAAAATCAATCGTATCAACAGATCTTGTTGCTCGTATTGCTGAAAGCTACAGTGTTGAGATGATGAATGTTCTTACAGGATTCAAGTTCATCGCAGAAAAAATCCAAGAATTTGAGGATACTGGTGACCACACTTACATGTTTGGTTTTGAGGAAAGCTTCGGATACCTTATCAAACCATTCGTTCGTGACAAGGATGCCATCCAAGCTTTACTTCTAATCTGTGAAGTTGCAGCCTACTACAAATCTCTTGGTAAAACTCTTTACGACGGAATCCAAGACATCTATGCTGAATATGGCTACTTCATGGAGAAAACAATCTCTGTAACCCTTGAAGGAATCAACGGAAGCGAACAAATCAAAGAAATCATGAGCAAGTTCCGCACTTCTGCTCCTAAACAGTTTGACGGAATGGACGTTGTCTTGACTGAAGACTTCAAGGAACTTACTGCTACTTCTAAAGACGGATCTGTAACAAAACTTACAACTCCGCCAAGTGATGTTCTTAAATACCACCTAGAAGATGGTAGCTGGATTGCCGTTCGTCCAAGTGGAACTGAACCAAAAATCAAATTCTACCTGGCTGTAGTTGCTGATACTGAAGCTGCTGCTCAAGCAAAACTTAACAACATCGAAACAGAAATTAACAACTTTTTAGCATAA
- a CDS encoding CvpA family protein, with product MISIIIMILLAWAFYVGYSRGLYLQLFYSLGIILAGAFALSNYQTLAAKISMWVPFANAGVTSQLKIFKQDIIFQLDKTYYAGIAFLLILVAGYLAARLVGIFFGFLSNSQPLGKIGSLISGILALLTTYFILETGLTILAMVPINSIQDKLSSSGLVKFMITDTPILSKFLLTSFFENIIHLNPIK from the coding sequence ATGATTTCAATTATAATTATGATACTTTTAGCCTGGGCCTTTTATGTGGGATATTCAAGGGGGCTTTACCTCCAATTATTCTATAGCTTGGGTATAATTTTAGCAGGAGCCTTTGCCCTATCAAATTACCAGACTCTAGCCGCAAAAATTTCTATGTGGGTACCTTTTGCCAATGCGGGTGTGACTAGTCAGCTTAAAATTTTCAAGCAAGATATAATCTTCCAACTCGATAAGACCTATTATGCAGGTATTGCCTTTTTACTAATCTTAGTTGCAGGTTATCTTGCAGCTAGGTTGGTTGGCATCTTCTTTGGCTTTTTGTCAAATTCACAGCCCCTTGGAAAGATCGGATCTCTTATCTCAGGTATCCTAGCCCTCTTAACTACTTACTTTATTCTAGAAACAGGGCTAACAATCCTTGCCATGGTGCCCATTAACAGCATCCAGGATAAGCTATCTTCAAGCGGACTAGTAAAATTTATGATTACTGATACTCCGATTCTTTCAAAATTTTTACTAACAAGCTTCTTTGAAAACATCATCCATCTGAATCCAATCAAATAG